A window of the Synechococcus sp. JA-3-3Ab genome harbors these coding sequences:
- a CDS encoding efflux RND transporter periplasmic adaptor subunit: MRLRTVLPLLGFSLLLAACRPGGPPRGMESGEGQPTPVAIGAVEERLIQETSEFITSLGSQQVASIRPQVSGQVTQVFVRLGSQVSAGAPLFAIDSRQQQAAVAGQAAGIAAAQANLESSRAVLSQLRADRLRLEAAAEFARDQHQRNLRLLAEGAISQAQVDQSSRDLRQAEAALAAQQEQIRAQEAAIVRAEREVERARAEAERQQVQLQFFQVTAPFAGIVGDVLVRQGDYVTPQTVLTTLTQTQALELNLNIPLQRAPQLRIGTPVQILDSRGEVIGSSQISFIAPEANAATQSVLAKALLENPAGQLRSAQFVRIRVIWEERPALLVPATAVARLGAQTFVYTVQTTEPPEEGKPPGAVAVQRPVRLGSLYGNSYEVLEGLKANEPIVLSGLQKIRDGAPIVDEVLLQQRMQGEGRPPGSPP, encoded by the coding sequence ATGCGATTGCGAACAGTTCTGCCGCTGTTGGGTTTTTCTTTGCTCCTGGCTGCCTGTCGGCCCGGCGGGCCCCCTCGCGGCATGGAGAGTGGAGAAGGCCAGCCGACACCGGTGGCCATCGGCGCCGTGGAAGAACGGCTCATTCAGGAGACGTCGGAGTTCATCACCAGCCTCGGATCCCAGCAGGTGGCCAGTATTCGGCCCCAGGTGAGCGGCCAGGTGACCCAGGTGTTCGTGCGGCTGGGATCCCAGGTTTCTGCCGGGGCGCCTCTGTTTGCCATCGACAGCCGGCAACAACAGGCGGCGGTGGCCGGCCAAGCGGCCGGGATCGCGGCGGCTCAGGCCAACCTGGAGAGCAGCCGAGCCGTGCTCAGCCAATTGCGGGCGGATCGCCTGCGGCTGGAGGCAGCGGCGGAGTTCGCCCGGGATCAACACCAGCGCAACCTGCGCCTCTTGGCCGAGGGGGCCATCAGCCAGGCGCAAGTGGATCAGTCCAGCCGCGATCTGCGCCAGGCGGAGGCGGCCTTGGCGGCGCAACAGGAGCAGATCCGGGCCCAAGAGGCGGCCATTGTGCGGGCAGAGCGGGAGGTGGAGCGGGCCCGGGCCGAGGCGGAGCGGCAGCAGGTGCAATTGCAGTTTTTCCAGGTCACGGCTCCCTTTGCGGGCATTGTGGGGGATGTTTTGGTGAGGCAGGGAGACTACGTGACGCCTCAGACGGTTTTGACCACCTTGACCCAAACCCAGGCGCTGGAGCTGAACCTCAACATCCCGTTGCAGCGGGCCCCCCAGCTGCGCATTGGCACGCCGGTGCAGATCCTGGATAGCCGCGGCGAGGTGATCGGCAGCAGCCAAATCTCTTTCATTGCTCCCGAAGCCAACGCCGCCACGCAATCGGTGCTGGCCAAGGCTCTTCTGGAGAACCCTGCCGGCCAGTTGCGCTCGGCCCAGTTTGTGCGGATTCGGGTCATCTGGGAGGAGCGGCCAGCTTTGCTGGTGCCGGCAACGGCGGTAGCCCGTCTGGGCGCCCAAACCTTTGTCTACACGGTGCAGACGACAGAGCCACCTGAGGAGGGCAAGCCCCCCGGGGCGGTGGCGGTGCAAAGGCCGGTGCGGCTGGGATCCCTCTACGGCAACAGCTACGAGGTGCTGGAGGGGCTGAAGGCCAACGAGCCGATTGTGCTGAGCGGCCTGCAAAAAATCCGCGATGGCGCCCCGATTGTCGATGAGGTGCTTTTGCAGCAGAGGATGCAAGGGGAG